ATGGTCGGGCGGAGCATGGCGAGGTTCGTCTTGCCGCAGGCCGAGGGGAACGCGGCGGCGACGTGGTAGGCCTTGCCTGCGGGGTCGATGACACGGATGAGGAGCATGTGCTCGGCGAGCCAGCCCTCGTCGCGGCCGATGACCGAGGCGATGCGGAGGGCGAAGCACTTCTTCGCGAGGATCGCGTTGCCGCCGTAGCCGGAGCCGAACGACCATACCTCGAGCGTCTCGGGGAAGTGGACGATGTACTTCTCGTCGTTGCACGGCCACGCGTCGTCCTGCTGGCCGGGCTCGAGCGGCGCGCCGACCGAGTGCACGGTCTTGACCCACGGCTTGCCGTCGGCGATCTGCGCGAGCACCTCGGTGCCGACGCGCGTCATGATGCCGATCGAGGTGACCGCGTACGCACTGTCGGTGATCTGCACGCCGATGTGCGAGAGCGGCCCGCCGACCGCACCCATCGAGAACGGCACGACATACATCGTGCGGCCGCGCATGCTGCCCTCGAACAGGGGCGTGATCGTGGCGCGGATCTCGTCGGGCGCGATCCAGTTGTTCGTGGGCCCGGCATCCGCTTCACGCTCGGAGGCGATGAAGGTGCGACCCTCGGTGCGGGCGACGTCGCTCGGGTGCGAGCGGGCGAGGTAGGACCCGGGACGCCACTCGGGGTTGAGCTTGATGAGCTTGCCCTCATCGACCTGCTGGCGCAGCAGCGCGTCGTTCTCGGCGGCCGAGCCGTCGACCCAGTGGATGCGGGCGGGCTGCGTGAGTGCGGCGATCTCGTCGACCCAGGCGTGGAGGGCTGCCATCCCCTCACCGGTCGCGGCGGGACGGATGCCGGTGGGCGCCGGCGCTTCGCGGCGGGGGGCGGGCGTCGACTCGGTACGGACGGGGCGGGTGAACAGGTCTGCGATGGCCATTCGGCGCTCCTCGGTTGGGGTGGGCGTTCTTCCACTGTGCGCGCTTCCCAACCGAGTTTTCAGACCTCGAAGCGTTAAAGAAGTCGGATTCTTTCGCTAACATCAAGATCATGGCGACGCCCCTCCAGCTCTCGACGCTCGGTCACCGCATCCGGCACCAGCGCACCACCCACGGCTACACGCTCGACGAACTGGGCGAGATCGTCGGGATCGCCGGCAGCCAGCTCAGCCTCATCGAGAACGGCAAACGCGAGCCGAAACTCTCGGTGCTGCAGGCCATCGCGTCGGCGACCGGGACCGACGTCACCGACCTGCTCTCCACCGAGCCCCCCAATCGCCGAGCCGCCCTCGAGCTCGACCTCGAACGCGCGCAGCGGAGCCCCGTCTTCCGGCGCCTCGGCGTTGCCCCCGTGAGAGTCACCAAGACGATGTCGGACGAGACGATCGAGGGCATCCTCGCCCTGCACCGCGAACTCGAGCGCCGCGAGCGCGAGTCGATCGCGACACCGGAAGAAGCGCGACGCGCGAACACCGAGTTGCGACTGCGGATGCGGGACCAGAACAACTACCTGCCCGAGATCGAAAAACTCGCCGAGAAGAAGCTCAAGGCCGCTGGGCACACCACCGGCGCACTCACCCACCGAACCGTGAGCATCATGGCGGAGCAGCTCGGGTTCGAGCTCATCTACGCGAGCGACCTCCCCCACTCGGCGCGTTCGGTCACCGACCTCGAGAACGGACGCATCTACCTGCCGCCCGCATCCATCCCCGGCGGTCACGGCCTGAGGTCGATGGCGCTCCAGGCGATGGCGCACCGGCTTCTGGGGCACACGCCGCCGACCGACTACGC
This DNA window, taken from Microbacterium sp. MM2322, encodes the following:
- a CDS encoding helix-turn-helix domain-containing protein gives rise to the protein MATPLQLSTLGHRIRHQRTTHGYTLDELGEIVGIAGSQLSLIENGKREPKLSVLQAIASATGTDVTDLLSTEPPNRRAALELDLERAQRSPVFRRLGVAPVRVTKTMSDETIEGILALHRELERRERESIATPEEARRANTELRLRMRDQNNYLPEIEKLAEKKLKAAGHTTGALTHRTVSIMAEQLGFELIYASDLPHSARSVTDLENGRIYLPPASIPGGHGLRSMALQAMAHRLLGHTPPTDYADFLQQRLEINYYAACCLMPETASLAFLTQAKKDRNLAVEDFRDAFGVTHEAAAMRMTNLLTQHLDIPLHFLRVDGAGAINRVYENDGLPLPMDVTGSVEGQVVCRKFAARSAFAEQNRTTEHYQYTDTPGGTFWCSSQTGSTGEGEFSITVGVPFDDARWFRGRETQKRASSTCPDEACCRRPDADLTERWQGKAWPSARVHMQMFSPLPRGMFPGVDDGEVYAFLDRHA